Proteins co-encoded in one Marmota flaviventris isolate mMarFla1 chromosome 9, mMarFla1.hap1, whole genome shotgun sequence genomic window:
- the Scn2b gene encoding sodium channel regulatory subunit beta-2 translates to MHRDAWLPRPAFSLTGLSLFFTLVPPGQSMEVTVPTVLNILNGSDARLSCTFNSCYTVNHKQFSLNWTYQECNNCSEEMFLQFRMKIINLKLERFRDRVEFSGNPSKYDVSVTLKNVQLEDEGFYNCYVTNPPDRHRGHGRIQLQVLLEEPPERDSTVAVIVGASVGGFLAVVILVLMVVKCVRRKKEQKLSTDDLKTEEDGKTDGEGNADDGAK, encoded by the exons ATGCACAGGGATGCCTGGCTACCTCGCCCTGCCTTCAGTCTCACGGGGCTCAGTCTCTTTTTCACTTTGG TGCCACCAGGGCAGAGCATGGAAGTCACAGTCCCTACCGTCCTGAATATTCTCAATGGATCTGATGCCCGCCTGTCCTGCACCTTCAACTCCTGCTACACCGTGAACCACAAACAGTTCTCCCTGAACTGGACCTACCAGGAGTGCAACAACTGCTCAGAGGAGATG ttccTCCAGTTCCGCATGAAGATCATTAACCTGAAGCTAGAGAGGTTCCGAGACCGTGTGGAGTTCTCGGGGAACCCCAGCAAGTACGATGTGTCAGTGACGCTGAAAAATGTGCAACTCGAGGACGAGGGTTTCTACAACTGCTACGTCACCAACCCACCTGACCGCCACCGCGGCCATGGCAGGATCCAGCTGCAGGTCCTCTTGGAAG AGCCTCCGGAGCGGGACTCCACGGTCGCGGTGATCGTGGGGGCCTCCGTAGGGGGGTTCCTGGCTGTGGTCATCTTAGTGCTGATGGTGGTCAAGTGCGTGAGGAGGAAAAAGGAGCAGAAACTAAGCACGGATGACCTGAAGACCGAGGAGGACGGCAAGACGGATGGCGAGGGCAACGCGGATGACGGTGCCAAGTAA